The following proteins are co-located in the Echinicola sp. 20G genome:
- the pckA gene encoding phosphoenolpyruvate carboxykinase (ATP), whose translation MINASQTLSKDLSISKKINQGLIKLNLSPSELIEEALTNHEGSLTDVGALMADTGHYTGRSPKDRFIVEDEITKTSIWWGNINLPISEQHFENIYHKMLDFLQNKTLYARDAFAGADSRYRLNIRVYNTLAWHNLFCYNMFLRPKIEELDDFDPNFTIICVPEFEADPSLDGTRGKNFTIINLSQRIILIGGTAYAGEIKKGIFSVLNYLLPLEEKVLSMHCSANIGSKGDTAIFFGLSGTGKTTLSADPERKLIGDDEHGWTNNGIFNFEGGCYAKVIDLSREKEPEIWDAIKYGAIIENTRFMPDTRKVDYSNRSVTENTRTAYPLFHIRNAINPPLGTIPQNIFFLTADAFGVIPPISKLNPSQAMYHFISGYTAKVAGTEMGVSEPQTTFSACFGAAFLPLHPTYYASLFGKKMKDHNVNVWLVNTGWTGGPYGVGSRMKLSYTRAMITAALEGKLDNVSFKTHETFKVAVPQICPNVPEHILNPRDTWEDQLAYDQKAAQLAAEFIKNFERYADSASLDILAGAPQA comes from the coding sequence ATGATTAACGCGAGCCAAACCCTTAGCAAGGATTTATCTATTTCAAAAAAGATAAATCAAGGACTAATTAAACTTAATCTCAGTCCATCTGAATTAATTGAAGAGGCTTTGACCAACCACGAAGGCAGCCTCACGGATGTCGGGGCACTGATGGCTGACACAGGCCATTATACCGGCAGATCACCCAAGGATCGATTTATTGTTGAAGATGAAATAACAAAAACCTCCATTTGGTGGGGCAATATCAATCTTCCAATTTCTGAACAGCACTTTGAAAACATCTACCATAAGATGTTGGATTTTCTCCAAAACAAAACGCTCTATGCAAGAGATGCTTTTGCTGGGGCTGACAGTAGGTACAGGCTGAACATCCGTGTTTACAATACATTGGCATGGCACAACCTTTTTTGCTACAATATGTTTTTGCGACCAAAAATAGAAGAACTGGATGATTTCGATCCTAACTTCACAATTATCTGTGTCCCGGAATTTGAAGCAGACCCATCCTTAGACGGAACCAGAGGAAAAAATTTCACCATTATTAATTTAAGCCAAAGAATTATCCTGATTGGAGGAACAGCTTATGCAGGTGAAATCAAAAAAGGAATCTTTTCCGTTTTAAACTATTTACTTCCCTTAGAAGAAAAAGTATTGTCCATGCACTGCTCCGCCAATATAGGCAGTAAGGGCGATACGGCAATCTTTTTTGGCCTTTCTGGAACTGGCAAAACCACACTTTCGGCAGACCCTGAGCGGAAATTAATTGGGGATGATGAACATGGATGGACCAACAATGGTATCTTTAATTTCGAAGGAGGTTGCTATGCAAAAGTCATTGACCTTTCCCGAGAAAAAGAACCTGAAATTTGGGATGCTATTAAGTACGGTGCCATTATAGAAAATACCAGGTTTATGCCTGATACCCGAAAAGTAGATTATAGCAATAGAAGTGTCACTGAAAATACCAGGACTGCCTATCCGCTTTTCCATATAAGAAATGCTATCAATCCACCTTTGGGGACTATCCCTCAAAATATTTTCTTCTTGACAGCAGATGCATTTGGGGTCATTCCTCCGATTTCCAAACTCAACCCTAGCCAAGCCATGTACCATTTCATTTCAGGGTATACCGCTAAAGTAGCAGGAACAGAAATGGGAGTTTCTGAACCTCAAACCACCTTTTCTGCTTGTTTCGGGGCAGCATTTTTGCCCCTGCATCCGACCTATTATGCTTCGCTTTTCGGAAAAAAGATGAAAGATCATAATGTAAATGTGTGGCTTGTCAATACAGGATGGACTGGTGGCCCTTATGGTGTGGGGAGCAGAATGAAGCTTTCATATACAAGAGCCATGATCACAGCCGCGTTGGAGGGAAAATTGGATAATGTATCTTTCAAAACGCATGAAACATTTAAAGTAGCCGTACCTCAAATATGCCCAAATGTACCCGAACACATCCTGAATCCACGGGATACTTGGGAAGACCAATTAGCCTATGACCAAAAAGCGGCTCAACTAGCAGCCGAATTCATCAAAAACTTTGAAAGATATGCAGATAGTGCCTCACTGGATATTCTAGCGGGTGCGCCTCAAGCATAA